Sequence from the Prunus persica cultivar Lovell chromosome G5, Prunus_persica_NCBIv2, whole genome shotgun sequence genome:
AAATTAGTTTATGTGGTGCACATTTACAAGAATAATCTTGAaatgaattttcttcttttttctttacacAGGTCAATTCCCAGCTAATCAGCAATGTCTGCACTGATGCTCTTTCTGCAGAGAAGGTAATGTACTGATTTGACATAATTTGCTTCTCCTAAGTGAACTCGTCATTTCAGTCTCTATTATGTTCTTTCAAGTGGTGGTATGCCATGTTGATCTTTGCACACCACAACCTTTCTTTATGGTGATCACGTTATCCCATAAAGTATAAATAACATAACTTCTGTAACTCTCTGTTTTTccagtattattattttattcgaCTCATGGGCCGGAAGGCGTCACATGTTGCGTTGGAGTGCACCCTCCAATCCCACCCAAACTTGGTTAGCATTCTTTGTCTGGGATTGATCTAatctaaaattttgttttacctccggtagttttcttgatttctttttcacaATATCAAATAATATGCTTTTTGCAGGTAATTCTTGGTGAGGAGGTGGCTGCATCAAAGCTAACTCTTTTTGACATTACAACGCAAATTTGCGATGCAGTCGAAGCCCGTGCAGCACAAGGTTCAAATAATTTCAGTTGCTTTCTTGTCATTGTTGAGGTTCATGTTTCTGGatcctaattaatttcatctGGTTCAGACAAGAATCATGGTGTCATCCTATTACCAGAAGGACTTATTGAAAGCATTCCTGAAGTGTATGCCCTCTTGAAGGTAACTCATGCAGATATAGCTTTTTTTCTGCATCTCTCCCACGCCCCCAAGTGTTCccatttgtttttgctttaatCAAGAAGCATTATGCGATGTGATGGACTTTCTTTCCTTGGGAAaccagtttttatttatttttgcttattcttaatatttctggtctatctttatttatatgttaataCTGGAGCCTTATTCGTTACAGGAAATTCATGGGTTGCATAGGCAAGGAGTTTCTGCTGATAAAATTTCTTCTCAACTTTCTCCTTGGGCATCTGCGTTGTTTGAATTCTTGCCACCCTTTATCAAGAAACAGGTTCCAATTTGCATTAATACTTGTATGACTATCTGCCATGTGGTTGTTCTTCATGAATAATAGGGTCCATTTTGGTTTACAGGTGCTCCTTTTGCCTGAATCAGATGACTCTGCGCAGCTATCCCAGGTAATTGGCCGGAGATATGTCTATTTTTGTGAACGGAATTACTCATCTATAgaatcttcatcttttttctctcttgcaCAGATTGAGACAGAGAAACTCGTGGCGCATCTTGTAGAGGTGGAGATGAATAAACGTGTGGTatgacctctctctctctttctctctctctctctcacagagAGAACCAACTGGACCtgcatttcatttatttttattcctgATGATATTTTTGTATCTGCATGTCCAAATTTaagtgatttttcatttgtatTTTCCATCTTTGTTCTCTACATAGGCAGAAATTTATTCAATTAGAGTAAGTGTGAGTCTTGATTTGCTATAGGTTATTCTCTAACTTTTTGTGCTGATGCGTTTGGTTATTTGACCAGAAAGAAGGCACATACAAGGGGAAGAAATTCAATGCAATCTGCCACTTTTTCGGTTATCAGGCTCGGGGGTCTTTACCATCAAAATTCGACTGTGACTATGCATATGTATGTTTCTGTCTAGGGCCACTTTATCTCCTAAGTCTTTGTGCTATTACTATGGTTCTTTTTAATATGATAACTGCCCTTGCAGGTTCTAGGGCATATCGGCTACCATATTCTTGCAGCTGGTTTGAATGGTTACATGGCAACTGTAACTAACTTGAGGAATCCTGTGAATAAGTGGCGATGTGGTGCTGCTCCAATTACAGTACGAATttcttttgtatatatatgtattttttttatttatattttcttaccTGTCTTTTCAGTTCCTTGAGGtttttttcattgatttaGGAGACTGACTCCTTTGACTGCATTTGGTTGACACTGTTAGGCAATGATGACTGTTAGGCGTTGGTCTCAAAATCCTGGGACTGCTTCAATTGGAAAACCTGCTATTCATCCAGCTACTGTAGATCTGAAAGGCAAAGCATATGAGTAAGTCACGAGATGGGCCTTGTTTACATGAAACCCGAGCATGGAAATCTGAGAATAGTCACCCCTGATTTCACACTGCTTTTTTGACTTTGGTCGCAGGCTGTTGAGACAAAATGCTACAAAATTCCTGCTCGATGATATCTACAGAAATCCAGGCCCTCTTCAGTTTGATGGTCCTGGTGCCGATTCTAAGGCTGTAACGCTATGTGTTGAAGACCAGGATTACATGGGGCGTATCAAGAAACTGCAGGAGTATCTTGACAAGGTACTCAAAAtgctactctctctctctctctctctctctctctctctctctctctctctctgtgcccCTTTtcctcctccctctctctccttttttgttttgtttttgtttttttgacaCATACACATTAGGTAATTACAATGAATTATGCTAGTCCCATGTAGTTGAAAATCTGAATATGAGgatagaaaatataatatttctgCAGCTCAGTTGCATTATAAGCATGGaatactttttaatttgttggtCTGGATTCTATTGCATTCATGGCTTTAGTTCTCATGGATATATccattctctcttttctctttagaTTCGGACTATTGTAAAGCCTGGGTGCTCACAAGAGGTTCTGAAAGCAGCTTTGAGTGTGATGGCCTCTGTGACAGAAGTCCTTTCCGTTATGTCCTCATCTCCTATCAATGGCCAATCGTCCCTTTAATAGTAAACttaatttctcttcttcaatcGAACTTCACTGGTGTTGATGCCTTTTGTACactgaattttaaaattctttggCATCTTCATgtccttttttcttggttAGCATGCGGAAATGTAGGTTTGGAAGTGTCAAATTATGGGAATAatcagagtttgttttcccttttgaTGCAACTTTTTTTGCAAAATAATTATGAGGAttgtatttcaaattttgggaAGGATAAAATGATGTTTGTGAATTAGTAAGGTGCCGGGTTTAACTTTTGGTTCTTTACATCTGTATGATCAAGACATGTGACACTGTTATAGAGTTTCATTCCTCTGCCATATGagcaaatgttttttttgggtgatcATAGGGTTTATTGAAGATTAATTCTTGACAGATGCAAGAACTATAGAAACAAGCATGTGTTCAACATctcaatttaacaaaaaaaataaagatcaaTCCCCTTTCGAAAATACTTCCCTCCTCTGGAAGTAGGAGCTCTTATTTTTCTGCTAATCACAGTTTGACGTGTGTAGAGATAtatgtttttatgtttttgataCATTGTTTTTGCGTATGTGTTAAACTGTGATTTGCTTTTGTAACTTCTTGACCGTAGGTTTCTGGTTAGGCAGGGCTCAATTATGAGACACCTTCTTGGTAGGTAGGTATAATGGGTAGGTTAAGAGCACTTTCATaatttgtcatggcaaaagGCAAGGGGTGGCAAGGGTTACTATTCACGTGAGTAGCGATTGCCTTagcaatttttgttgtttttctaCCTATTGTCGTGGtaaagggcaattactattcacaacaaattaattttattttttatacttataatattaatttagataagattttcaattgCCATGTGTTCATATTTActataaaattcatttatcaaattttggataaaatattcgaataagattttcggttgtcACGTgttcatatttattataaaagagTGTTACTATTTTCACTCCTTATTCTATTTTCTCATTTACCTTATCTTTCTCACCCACCAtataaacttgaaaaaaaaaaaatcttatcttTCCATACACCATTATTCTTAAAACaccattaaattattaaagtaaACTAATAGTAAAATAACATTTGAATTATTCGTAGCAATGATCCCTTAACTATACTCGAAGTTACACTTTGGTCACTCAACTCAAATATTAGTTGTAGAGGTCACTCAATTAGGTGTTGTGCTGCATTATTAGTCCATACTGTCAAGTCTGtgactttttttgtttaaaatgatGACTTGACAAGCATCTCTTAGATTATTGATGGGCAAATGTGACTTTTCAATTAGGATTATTTGTAGCAATGATCCCTCGACTATACTCAgagttacattttggtcactcaactctaaaaaatagttataAAGGTCACTCAATTAGGTGTTGTGTTGTACTTGAGTGACCTCTACAACTTATATGGGGAGttgagcaaaaaaaaaaaaaaaaaaaaaaatagtcacAGTACCACTAACTTACAAGTTGAGTGACAAAGCGAAACTTTTCGTATATGAGGAGGACCATGTTANNNNNNNNNNNNNNNNNNNNNNNNNNNNNNNNNNNNNNNNNNNNNNNNNNNNNNNNNNNNNNNNNNNNNNNNNNNNNNNNNNNNNNNNNNNNNNNNNNNNAAACAAAA
This genomic interval carries:
- the LOC18777259 gene encoding pyrophosphate--fructose 6-phosphate 1-phosphotransferase subunit alpha, encoding MDSDYGIPRELSDVQKFRSQYQPELPPCLQGATVRVEFGDTTTSLDPTDAHTIGRYFPHTYGQPLAHFLRATAKVPGAQVITEHPPFRVGVVFCGRQSPGGHNVIWGLHNALKVHNPKSTLLGFLGGSEGLFAQKTLEITDEILATYKNQGGYDLLGRTKDQIRTVEQVNATLTACKDLKLDGLVIIGGVTSNTDAAQLAETFAEAKCQTKVVGVPVTLNGDLKNQFVEANVGFDTICKVNSQLISNVCTDALSAEKYYYFIRLMGRKASHVALECTLQSHPNLVILGEEVAASKLTLFDITTQICDAVEARAAQDKNHGVILLPEGLIESIPEVYALLKEIHGLHRQGVSADKISSQLSPWASALFEFLPPFIKKQVLLLPESDDSAQLSQIETEKLVAHLVEVEMNKRVKEGTYKGKKFNAICHFFGYQARGSLPSKFDCDYAYVLGHIGYHILAAGLNGYMATVTNLRNPVNKWRCGAAPITAMMTVRRWSQNPGTASIGKPAIHPATVDLKGKAYELLRQNATKFLLDDIYRNPGPLQFDGPGADSKAVTLCVEDQDYMGRIKKLQEYLDKIRTIVKPGCSQEVLKAALSVMASVTEVLSVMSSSPINGQSSL